In one Cellulosilyticum sp. I15G10I2 genomic region, the following are encoded:
- a CDS encoding FAD-dependent oxidoreductase, protein MKVVVVGCTHAGTAAVVNIKALYKDCDVTVYERNNNISFLSCGIALNVGGVVEDSQKLFYNSPEGLVKLGVKTRMEHDVLDIDFKSRTLKVKNLTNGEVFEDHYDKLILTLGSWPVIPPIEGIDQENIVLCKNYNHAQTIIQKTEEVQNVVVIGAGYIGVELAEAFEVKGKQVTLIDAEERIMSKYLDDEFTDLAENAFINHGIKLALKESVVKFEGEQGKVTKVITDRASYDADLVVMCIGFAPNSALVKGKIDTLPNGAILIDDYMRTSEKDVFAAGDCCVVRFNPAGDYRYIPLATNAVRMGTLVAKNLMEPKLKYMGTQATSGIKIYEYCIASTGMTEEVARATTDREIDAVVLTDNYRPEFMPTFEMATVKLVYDKSTRRILGGQIISKQDLTQFMNTLSVVVQNNMTIEELAMTDFFFQPHFNKPWSLLNAAALKAL, encoded by the coding sequence ATGAAAGTCGTTGTTGTAGGATGTACCCATGCAGGCACAGCTGCTGTTGTTAATATTAAAGCACTCTATAAAGACTGTGATGTGACAGTGTATGAAAGAAATAATAATATCTCATTTTTATCTTGTGGTATTGCCCTTAATGTAGGAGGTGTTGTAGAAGATTCTCAAAAATTATTTTATAATTCGCCTGAAGGGCTTGTTAAGCTTGGTGTAAAAACCCGAATGGAGCATGATGTACTAGACATAGATTTTAAAAGCAGGACTTTGAAAGTTAAAAATTTAACTAATGGTGAAGTGTTTGAAGATCACTATGATAAGTTAATCCTTACACTGGGCTCATGGCCGGTAATCCCGCCGATAGAAGGGATAGATCAAGAGAACATTGTACTTTGTAAAAATTATAATCATGCGCAGACTATCATTCAAAAGACAGAGGAAGTTCAAAATGTGGTGGTAATAGGCGCAGGCTACATTGGTGTAGAGCTTGCAGAGGCTTTTGAGGTAAAAGGCAAGCAGGTTACACTTATTGATGCAGAAGAACGTATTATGAGTAAATATTTAGATGATGAATTTACAGACCTTGCAGAAAATGCGTTTATTAATCATGGCATAAAGCTTGCACTTAAAGAATCGGTTGTTAAGTTTGAAGGCGAACAAGGAAAAGTGACAAAAGTTATTACAGATAGGGCGAGTTATGATGCAGATCTGGTTGTGATGTGCATTGGGTTTGCACCTAATAGCGCTTTAGTCAAAGGAAAGATTGATACGTTGCCTAATGGGGCCATTCTTATTGATGACTATATGAGAACGAGTGAAAAGGATGTTTTTGCTGCAGGGGACTGCTGTGTGGTACGGTTTAACCCAGCGGGAGATTATCGTTATATTCCTCTTGCAACAAATGCGGTAAGAATGGGGACTTTGGTAGCTAAAAACCTTATGGAACCTAAGCTTAAGTATATGGGGACACAAGCTACATCAGGTATTAAGATTTATGAATATTGTATTGCTTCTACGGGTATGACTGAAGAGGTGGCAAGAGCAACTACAGATAGGGAGATCGACGCTGTAGTCCTTACAGATAACTATCGACCGGAGTTTATGCCGACTTTTGAAATGGCTACTGTTAAATTAGTTTATGATAAGTCTACAAGAAGGATCCTTGGGGGGCAGATTATTTCTAAGCAGGATTTGACCCAATTTATGAATACTTTATCTGTAGTTGTACAAAATAATATGACGATCGAAGAACTGGCTATGACAGATTTCTTTTTTCAACCCCACTTTAATAAGCCTTGGAGTCTGCTAAATGCAGCAGCGCTTAAGGCACTCTAA
- a CDS encoding (2Fe-2S)-binding protein, which yields MSDDLDQALKDKLTKVCICKGISRKVIKEAIKDGAHTVEAVQKVTGAGSGGCKGNRCTPKIRELIESMTE from the coding sequence ATGAGTGACGATTTAGATCAAGCGTTAAAGGATAAATTGACTAAGGTATGTATTTGTAAGGGGATTAGCCGTAAGGTAATTAAGGAAGCTATTAAGGATGGTGCGCATACCGTAGAAGCGGTGCAAAAGGTGACTGGTGCAGGAAGTGGTGGATGCAAGGGGAATAGGTGTACGCCGAAGATTAGGGAGCTGATTGAGAGTATGACGGAATAA
- the smpB gene encoding SsrA-binding protein SmpB has product MPKDKNAYKLIAQNKKAYHDYFIEETYEAGIVLVGTEVKSIRQGAGSVKESFIKIKDGEAYIFNMHINPYDKGNIFNKDPLRTRKLLLHKREITKLIGETTQKGMTIVPLKVYIKGSLVKMEIGLARGKKLHDKRDDIAKKDERRQNEREFKIKNL; this is encoded by the coding sequence ATGCCAAAGGATAAAAATGCATACAAATTAATAGCACAGAACAAAAAAGCTTATCATGACTATTTTATAGAAGAAACTTATGAAGCAGGTATTGTACTTGTCGGAACAGAAGTTAAATCTATTCGTCAAGGTGCTGGTTCTGTTAAAGAAAGCTTCATCAAGATCAAAGATGGAGAAGCTTATATCTTTAACATGCATATTAATCCGTATGATAAGGGAAACATATTTAATAAAGATCCTCTTCGTACCCGTAAACTTTTACTTCACAAAAGAGAAATCACTAAGTTAATTGGTGAAACAACTCAAAAAGGGATGACGATAGTACCCCTTAAGGTTTATATCAAAGGCAGTTTAGTCAAGATGGAGATCGGGCTTGCCCGTGGTAAGAAACTTCATGACAAACGCGATGATATTGCCAAGAAGGATGAACGTCGTCAGAACGAAAGAGAATTTAAGATCAAAAACTTATAG
- a CDS encoding ATP-binding protein yields MSRAHFFIEGRLANLLGESYSTCELALKELIDNAWDADANNVWITLPEDGLSENCTIIIQDDGLGMTEDSIKKEYLHIARDRVKSKGLYTIEKKRKVKGKKGIGKFAGLTLAGKMNLNTKSNGRCAELIIDKSKLIDVDINLNELDINIENCKVEPFEHGTTIYLSEFNPSFIMPGLEKLKKILLLEYGREPNFNIYINDKILCVENIGGEHFQFNHSLGKNKDIILNFNITEKRLKKNDSGIVLRVSNKIIGQPQFWGIEEDESIPMKLLHKVYGEVEANFLLEFTTNSWGILENTRDYQELKAFICEKVTTELHKKFKEEIKIQTKNIEKKLELQLSRLPENRRKYASKRIKNILKNFYGESEAKIDIIINVMIEALEKDIYFDIIDNINIASEQDVHTFAEALNEFGLADVGIIAQQAKTRLKFLDYLQKLVNKKDTLEKDIHKAIEQNMWIFGYDYNMMGSNVTTASIIDKFYNKHFTGNRANKRPDLLLNKGYKNAYLLIEFKRPSIKIERVHEMQALEYRDDLKEFIRNAVIDIIVLGGTVNSNILDDTQNLKLMSFDELIAEARTQLEWLIDELKRV; encoded by the coding sequence ATGTCTAGAGCACACTTTTTTATTGAGGGTAGGTTAGCCAATTTATTAGGTGAAAGTTATTCTACCTGCGAATTAGCTTTAAAGGAGTTGATAGATAATGCGTGGGATGCAGATGCTAACAATGTATGGATAACATTGCCTGAAGATGGATTAAGTGAAAATTGTACTATTATAATACAAGATGATGGTTTAGGTATGACAGAAGATAGTATTAAGAAAGAATATTTACATATAGCTAGAGATAGGGTGAAAAGTAAGGGGCTCTATACTATAGAGAAAAAAAGAAAGGTTAAAGGTAAAAAAGGAATTGGAAAATTTGCAGGATTAACTTTGGCAGGAAAAATGAACTTAAATACCAAATCTAATGGTAGATGTGCAGAACTTATAATAGATAAAAGTAAACTTATAGATGTTGATATTAACTTAAATGAATTAGATATTAATATAGAGAATTGTAAGGTTGAACCTTTCGAGCATGGAACTACTATATACCTCAGTGAATTTAATCCTTCATTTATAATGCCTGGACTGGAAAAGCTAAAGAAAATACTTTTGCTTGAATATGGGAGAGAGCCGAATTTTAATATTTATATAAACGATAAAATTTTGTGTGTTGAAAATATTGGGGGAGAACATTTTCAGTTTAATCATTCCTTGGGAAAAAATAAGGATATTATATTAAATTTTAATATTACAGAAAAAAGGCTTAAGAAAAATGATTCTGGTATTGTTTTAAGAGTTTCAAATAAAATTATTGGACAACCTCAGTTCTGGGGCATTGAAGAAGATGAAAGTATACCTATGAAATTATTACATAAAGTGTATGGTGAAGTAGAAGCTAATTTTCTCTTGGAGTTTACTACTAACTCATGGGGAATACTTGAAAACACACGAGATTATCAAGAACTAAAGGCATTTATATGTGAAAAGGTAACTACGGAACTTCATAAAAAATTTAAAGAGGAAATAAAGATTCAAACAAAAAATATAGAAAAAAAATTAGAATTACAATTAAGCAGATTACCAGAAAATCGTAGAAAATATGCTTCAAAAAGAATAAAAAATATCCTAAAAAATTTTTATGGAGAGAGTGAAGCGAAAATAGACATTATAATTAATGTAATGATAGAGGCCTTAGAGAAGGATATCTACTTTGACATTATAGACAACATAAATATAGCAAGTGAACAGGATGTACATACTTTTGCAGAAGCTCTAAATGAATTTGGTTTAGCAGATGTTGGAATAATAGCTCAACAAGCAAAGACTAGACTAAAATTTCTCGACTATTTACAAAAGCTTGTAAATAAAAAAGATACTTTAGAAAAGGATATTCACAAGGCAATTGAACAAAACATGTGGATATTTGGATATGATTATAATATGATGGGTTCCAATGTTACTACTGCATCAATTATTGATAAGTTTTATAATAAGCACTTTACAGGAAATAGAGCTAATAAAAGACCTGACCTACTTTTAAACAAAGGATACAAGAATGCTTATCTTTTAATCGAATTTAAGAGACCATCTATTAAGATTGAAAGAGTGCACGAGATGCAAGCACTTGAATACAGAGATGATTTAAAAGAATTTATTCGTAATGCTGTTATAGATATTATAGTTTTAGGAGGTACTGTAAACTCTAATATTCTCGATGACACTCAGAATTTAAAGCTCATGTCATTTGATGAACTTATTGCGGAAGCACGAACACAACTAGAATGGTTAATAGATGAACTTAAAAGAGTATAA
- a CDS encoding ATP-dependent nuclease has protein sequence MKNIDEWLAEISIQSNLYKEFNGMDKSESLREILKFFLDNNVGVGTGTSYYYLTDNSGFEARANLYYGKVALFKVILLVNAFGKQNVEIKVEKVRKAENNLKRVQDISKELKKGSMDLFNISHYYTQTQHAQSNYTNFKLLVSKLKHAIDIYNNNINKIVDKELMLKNIRISNFKKIIKASVTFDNENDNLKVLVGTNNAGKTSFIQGVLIGYHALSLLDKSDRLEYDEYGQLIVGSQTGVRYDKIPFLLSELIDLFNCNARANMAKGVVFCTFYFENEMYIEIGARLVAETYSVFISRCSQGISHQAIVNFIDRPITLIPSFFNVVTDEERKTPARYNSMLKSGNYNQLFRNILLDLKNINEDDAGVEVIQENKFFELQKLVRDIFGIQNLDVSFNPEEDEYIIATYEVTDNINNRNKIDRIDISTLGMGTLQFIQVIAQILLGKPSMILLDEPDAHLHAKLQVEIIKLFEQFSNKYKTKFLIATHSKDIINSVNPHNVVMFNSKSELIGVEEYDAGFIGLIRNLGATTEELVGLNLGKRVVIVEGIDDKENLDFLCKEAGVNKCKNYNMIKILPLGGRKNVLTNQWDKFITIEDNEFKKLAVFDRDFRPIEKQKEDANKLRKKGFGVVEWSKKEFENYLLIPDIIAKVINEEYPQTHVIESQDIIDVINMTYEETKESIVFEYEKCMEIERKKEIKNSTGDKIADIELSKPDQIDIRRKVNSYLKSQEVGDIVCGKETIDSIRVQLIIKSTPTREDFVKKIISKMIKTNKYHSDIDLFISNIKEMIE, from the coding sequence ATGAAAAACATTGACGAATGGTTGGCGGAAATTAGTATTCAAAGCAATCTATATAAAGAATTTAATGGTATGGACAAAAGTGAATCACTTAGAGAGATATTAAAGTTTTTTTTAGATAACAATGTGGGAGTTGGAACAGGGACTTCTTATTATTACTTAACTGATAATTCAGGATTTGAAGCACGAGCCAATTTGTATTATGGAAAAGTGGCACTATTTAAAGTGATTTTGTTAGTAAATGCATTTGGAAAGCAAAATGTAGAAATCAAGGTTGAGAAAGTAAGAAAGGCTGAAAATAATCTAAAAAGAGTACAGGATATATCAAAAGAACTTAAAAAGGGGTCAATGGATTTATTTAATATAAGTCATTATTATACACAAACTCAGCATGCTCAATCCAATTACACCAATTTTAAACTTTTAGTTAGTAAACTCAAGCATGCCATAGACATATACAATAATAATATTAATAAAATAGTAGATAAGGAATTAATGCTTAAAAATATTCGGATAAGTAATTTTAAAAAGATTATTAAAGCAAGTGTAACCTTTGACAATGAAAATGATAATTTGAAAGTTTTAGTAGGAACTAATAATGCAGGAAAAACTTCTTTTATTCAAGGAGTTTTGATAGGGTACCATGCACTATCTTTGTTGGATAAGTCAGATAGGTTAGAATATGATGAATATGGACAATTAATTGTAGGAAGTCAAACAGGGGTTAGATATGATAAAATACCATTTCTGCTAAGTGAGTTAATAGACTTATTTAATTGTAATGCAAGAGCTAATATGGCAAAAGGAGTAGTTTTTTGTACATTTTATTTTGAAAATGAAATGTACATTGAAATAGGAGCTAGATTAGTTGCTGAAACATATTCTGTCTTTATTAGTAGGTGTTCTCAAGGAATATCACATCAAGCAATTGTAAATTTTATTGATAGACCTATTACATTAATTCCAAGCTTCTTTAATGTAGTTACAGATGAAGAAAGAAAAACTCCTGCAAGATATAATAGTATGCTGAAAAGCGGAAACTATAATCAACTTTTTAGAAATATCTTGTTAGATTTGAAAAATATAAATGAAGATGATGCTGGAGTAGAGGTAATTCAAGAAAATAAATTTTTTGAGTTACAAAAACTAGTAAGAGATATATTTGGTATTCAAAACTTAGATGTTTCTTTTAATCCAGAAGAGGATGAATATATTATTGCAACATATGAAGTTACAGATAACATTAATAACAGGAACAAAATTGATAGAATAGATATTTCAACTTTAGGGATGGGGACATTACAATTTATACAAGTAATTGCCCAAATATTACTTGGAAAACCATCTATGATTCTTTTAGATGAACCAGATGCTCATTTACATGCAAAATTACAAGTAGAAATAATAAAATTATTTGAGCAGTTTTCCAATAAGTATAAAACTAAATTTTTGATTGCAACGCATTCAAAAGATATCATTAATTCTGTAAATCCTCATAATGTTGTTATGTTTAATTCAAAAAGTGAATTAATTGGAGTAGAAGAATACGATGCAGGATTTATTGGATTAATTAGAAATCTAGGAGCCACAACAGAGGAGCTTGTTGGATTAAATTTAGGAAAAAGAGTAGTTATTGTAGAAGGGATAGATGATAAAGAAAATTTAGATTTTTTATGCAAAGAAGCTGGTGTAAATAAGTGTAAGAACTATAATATGATAAAGATATTACCGTTAGGTGGAAGAAAAAATGTATTAACTAATCAATGGGATAAGTTTATAACAATTGAAGATAATGAGTTTAAGAAATTAGCTGTGTTTGATAGAGATTTTAGGCCAATAGAAAAACAAAAAGAAGATGCAAATAAGTTGAGAAAAAAAGGGTTTGGGGTTGTAGAATGGAGTAAAAAAGAATTTGAAAATTATTTGCTTATACCTGATATTATTGCGAAGGTAATTAATGAAGAATATCCCCAAACCCATGTAATAGAAAGTCAGGATATTATAGATGTAATAAATATGACATATGAAGAGACAAAAGAATCTATTGTTTTTGAATATGAGAAATGCATGGAAATAGAAAGAAAGAAGGAGATTAAAAATTCAACTGGAGATAAAATTGCTGATATAGAATTAAGTAAACCTGATCAGATTGATATACGAAGAAAAGTAAATAGTTATTTAAAATCACAAGAAGTGGGCGACATAGTCTGTGGGAAAGAGACAATTGATTCAATACGAGTACAATTAATAATAAAATCTACACCTACAAGAGAAGACTTTGTAAAAAAAATAATAAGTAAAATGATAAAGACTAATAAATATCATTCAGATATTGATTTATTCATTTCTAATATTAAAGAAATGATTG